A single region of the Tachyglossus aculeatus isolate mTacAcu1 chromosome X1, mTacAcu1.pri, whole genome shotgun sequence genome encodes:
- the CX1H5orf15 gene encoding keratinocyte-associated transmembrane protein 2, with amino-acid sequence MAVAATARRRPRASAPGKPTPPPPSPPGWGPAPLPLLLGLLFGLLLLLGSPAAGTGAKEERNQTSDDVASLVKLSSKIGNNANEKTMDPSANENTMDLSPPNNTSLPAPLKPHPTEDDKATSAAPPSVTTSPALVREAEATEEARIEEEGLLTLNSSPSTSKDSLDNGEYGESDYDWTPNTRDGPNGHEQGNTGFAELDEAVNSRDSYPDGKLFKAPQSSLEEEDSHFFFHLIIIAFLVAVVYITYHNKRKIFLLVQSRKWRDGLCSKTVEYHRLDQNVNEAMPSLKITNDYIF; translated from the exons ATGGCCGTTGCTGCCACCGCCCGCAGGAGGCCGAGGGCGTCCGCGCCGGGGAagccaacgccgccgccgccgtcgccgcccGGCTGGGGGCCCGCCCCGCTGCCGCTCCTCCTGGGGCTGCtcttcggcctcctcctcctcctcggctccCCGGCCGCCGGCA ctgGGGCTAAGGAAGAAAGAAACCAAACTTCAGATGATGTAGCTAGTCTAGTTAAGCTTTCTTCTAAGATCGGTAATAATGCAAATGAAAAGACCATGGACCCCAGTGCAAATGAAAACACCATGGACCTCTCCCCTCCTAATAATACCAGTCTCCCCGCTCCCCTCAAGCCCCATCCAACGGAAGATGACAAGGCCACATCTGCTGCACCTCCTTCAGTTACAACTAGTCCCGCGCTGGTAAGGGAAGCTGAGGCTACTGAGGAGGCCCGAATTGAGGAGGAGGGTCTGCTCACGTTGAACagttctccttccacctccaaagACTCTCTGGACAATGGGGAATATGGAGAGTCGGACTACGACTGGACGCCCAACACTAGAGATGGCCCCAACGGTCATGAGCAAGGCAACACAGGCTTCGCTGAGTTGGACGAAGCTGTTAATTCCAGGGACAGTTACCCCGACGGGAAATTGTTTAAGGCTCCACAGTCAAgcttagaagaggaagacagtcatttttttttccacctgatCATCATTGCTTTCTTGGTTGCGGTGGTGTACATCACATACCACAATAAAAGAAAG ATCTTCCTCCTTGTTCAAAGTAGAAAATGGCGTGATGGTCTTTGCTCTAAAACAGTGGAATATCATCGGCTAGATCAAAATGTTAATGAGGCAATGCCTTCCCTGAAGATTACCAATGATTATATTTTTTGA